A portion of the Armatimonadota bacterium genome contains these proteins:
- a CDS encoding TlpA family protein disulfide reductase — translation MRRFLVLLAVALASVGVAWVWERAQEQRGIPTMRAPARSGAKALQDRPPAPDFILETLDSRELALSQLLGKPVVMNFWASWCVPCRLEMPILEDAAKRHRGRVHFLGVNVLDRPSLARAFVRKLGVTFPSVLDEDGTVLARYRVVGLPTTVFITRSGRIFEVHAGPFVGPEGAQRLEEYITRLLGQP, via the coding sequence GTGAGGCGGTTCCTGGTGCTTTTGGCGGTGGCCCTCGCCTCCGTGGGCGTCGCCTGGGTATGGGAGCGGGCGCAGGAGCAGAGAGGCATCCCCACCATGCGCGCTCCGGCCCGATCCGGGGCCAAGGCTCTTCAGGACCGACCGCCCGCCCCGGACTTCATCCTGGAGACCCTGGACAGCCGCGAGCTGGCGCTCTCCCAGCTCCTGGGCAAACCGGTGGTGATGAACTTCTGGGCCTCGTGGTGCGTACCGTGCCGCCTGGAGATGCCCATCCTGGAGGACGCGGCCAAGCGCCACCGAGGACGGGTCCACTTCCTGGGAGTGAACGTCCTGGACCGTCCTTCCCTGGCCAGGGCATTCGTGCGCAAGCTCGGGGTGACCTTCCCCTCCGTGCTGGATGAGGACGGCACGGTGCTGGCGAGGTACCGGGTGGTGGGGCTTCCCACCACGGTGTTCATCACCCGATCCGGACGCATTTTCGAGGTACACGCGGGCCCCTTCGTGGGTCCTGAAGGCGCCCAACGCTTGGAGGAGTACATCACCCGGCTCCTGGGGCAGCCCTGA